The following proteins come from a genomic window of Nicotiana tomentosiformis chromosome 12, ASM39032v3, whole genome shotgun sequence:
- the LOC138902622 gene encoding uncharacterized protein encodes MLTIQSHDVYSLIDPSSTLSYVTAYVAMEFGIKSEQLHESFSVSTPVGESIVAVRVYMDCVVTVHGRDTMVDLIELGMVYFDVIIGIDWIYSCFAKLDCRTRTVRFEFPNEPVIEWKRDYVVPKGRIISYLKAMKIINKGCIYQLVRVTDTDVEAPALESVPVVNKILEVFPDELPGIPPDREINFGIDVMPGTQPISIPLYKMALA; translated from the coding sequence ATGCTtactatccaatctcatgatgtatattctCTTATTGATCCTagttccactttgtcctatgttactgcttatgttgctatggaatttgggataaaatcggaacaacttcatgagtcgttctctgtatctactccggttggtgagtctattgtggccgtgCGGGTTTATATGGATTGTGTTGTTacggtgcatggtcgggacaccatggtcgatctcattgaattggggatggtttaTTTTGATGTAATCATAGGGATAGACTggatttattcatgttttgctaagcttgattgtcgaaccagaaccgttaggtttgaatttccaaatgagccagttattgaatggAAGAGGGAttatgtggtgccgaagggtaggattatttcttaccttaaggctatgAAGAttatcaacaagggatgtatttatcaattggtccgggttacggacaccgacgTTGAGGCACCTGCACTTGAGTCTGTACCAGTTGTGAATAAAATTCtggaggtctttccggatgagctccctgggattccaccagacagggagattaattttgggattgatgtgatgccaggcacacagcctatatccattccactaTACAAAATGGCACTAGCATaa